In Myxococcus stipitatus, the following are encoded in one genomic region:
- a CDS encoding HEAT repeat domain-containing protein, which produces MKPALMLAFCVVLLGACRSQAPRHPVAPVDVSGATVRDNALLGIAPEGVATLFSHALKSSGRFELKGEDTSREVRPWRLTLEIPFTREVLKDGDPRSFAEVGANLVLERFGGDLPQRYEVVGLGEAPVQEDTPEGRQSAMRTALEAVLRQVTDSSVLQLAALERSDEALVQELRADDARIREFALRTLAERQHPAAAPLLIERLKESSDGDALRKTIGALVEMKARVAVPALIDLGRGRDNTFVQELLFAVGEIGGPEAEAYLYTVAQGHDAPAVQAAAQQALETLYASRKHITAEARGRDHAD; this is translated from the coding sequence ATGAAGCCGGCCCTGATGCTCGCCTTCTGCGTCGTCCTCCTTGGTGCCTGCCGCTCGCAGGCGCCACGCCATCCCGTGGCTCCGGTGGACGTGTCCGGTGCCACGGTGCGAGACAATGCTCTGCTGGGGATTGCTCCGGAGGGTGTCGCGACGCTGTTCTCTCACGCACTGAAGTCCTCCGGCCGCTTCGAGCTGAAGGGCGAGGACACCTCTCGCGAAGTGCGCCCCTGGCGGCTGACGCTGGAGATTCCGTTCACCCGCGAGGTGCTCAAGGACGGAGATCCGCGCAGCTTCGCGGAAGTCGGCGCCAACCTGGTCCTGGAGCGCTTCGGAGGAGACCTCCCTCAGCGCTACGAGGTCGTCGGGCTGGGCGAGGCCCCCGTCCAGGAAGACACCCCCGAAGGCCGTCAGTCCGCCATGCGCACCGCGTTGGAGGCCGTGCTCCGCCAGGTGACGGACTCCTCGGTGTTGCAGCTCGCCGCCCTGGAGCGCAGCGACGAGGCCCTGGTCCAGGAACTGCGTGCCGACGATGCCCGCATCCGCGAGTTCGCCCTGCGCACCTTGGCCGAACGTCAGCACCCCGCGGCGGCCCCGCTGCTCATCGAGCGCCTCAAGGAATCCTCCGACGGAGACGCCCTGCGCAAGACGATTGGCGCCCTGGTCGAGATGAAGGCCCGCGTCGCCGTGCCGGCGCTCATCGACCTGGGGCGGGGCCGGGACAACACCTTCGTGCAGGAGCTGCTCTTCGCCGTGGGCGAGATTGGTGGCCCCGAGGCGGAGGCCTACCTGTATACCGTGGCCCAGGGGCATGACGCGCCAGCCGTGCAGGCCGCGGCGCAGCAGGCCCTGGAGACGCTCTACGCATCACGCAAGCACATCACCGCGGAGGCGCGTGGCCGGGACCACGCGGATTGA
- a CDS encoding sigma-70 family RNA polymerase sigma factor — translation MLDFRQPNRTKQEFEELALAHLDPLYSAALRLTKNERDAEDLVQDTCMRAYRFFDKFERGTNIKAWLFKILTNTFINRYRRKVKERTVVEGVEREAVHERFVSRDATDFAANPEQYFFDRLLSDDVLRAIDSLPIDFRLVVILADLQEFSYKEIAEILECPVGTVMSRLFRGRKLLQKTLREYAVGQGVFRHEGDSADAPANLEEYRQRKKTG, via the coding sequence ATGTTGGATTTCAGACAACCCAACCGGACGAAGCAGGAATTCGAGGAACTGGCGCTGGCCCACCTGGACCCGCTGTACTCGGCGGCCTTGCGACTGACGAAGAACGAGCGGGACGCCGAGGACCTGGTGCAGGACACCTGCATGAGGGCCTACCGCTTCTTCGACAAGTTCGAGCGGGGCACCAACATCAAGGCCTGGCTCTTCAAGATCCTCACCAACACCTTCATCAACCGCTACCGGCGCAAGGTGAAGGAGCGCACGGTGGTGGAGGGCGTGGAGCGCGAGGCGGTGCACGAGCGATTCGTGAGCCGGGACGCGACGGACTTCGCGGCCAACCCGGAGCAGTACTTCTTCGACCGGCTCCTGTCGGACGACGTGCTGCGCGCCATCGACTCGTTGCCCATCGACTTCCGGCTGGTGGTCATCCTCGCGGACCTCCAGGAGTTCTCCTACAAGGAGATCGCCGAGATTCTCGAGTGCCCCGTGGGCACGGTGATGAGCCGGCTGTTCCGTGGCCGCAAGCTGCTGCAGAAGACGCTGCGTGAGTACGCGGTGGGCCAGGGTGTCTTCCGGCACGAGGGTGACTCGGCGGACGCACCGGCGAACCTCGAAGAGTATCGTCAAAGGAAGAAGACGGGCTAG
- a CDS encoding response regulator, with the protein MSKKILIVEKSDTALAATLRPVLEGRGFTVEDTADGKGSVEQIRRDRPQLVVLAVELSAGQNGYLICGKLKKDDDLKNVPIVIVGNPDGFAQHRKLKAHADEYVAMPVDAQLLTERVGALIGFPEPPVSEDVVDESLTLDALGDEPMTADFGEEISVDTGEEPAVAGEELDLDAAFNDMSSPEPELESEPVSLVEEPVEAPPEAVVEGIGVEEDFSTLDSLGSSDADDALDALEDSEKTVVGFMPVVPAAPPPPLKVIEPAKAAPPPPARTPPPTPTRPPPVSAPVATVAPAAPVTSAADAAELRNLRAKVAELQATLEDSRGAASLAEDRVRELEAELESRSTELETARASAGKNDKDTFALRDAVNKRDKEILRLKSELNQKDQEIVELKDQHLELEQKASSAESEIARRDAQIKTLTTRADSLTAERKRVDQQLAAAKDEARGATARLTTLQEELEQQNAQTAGLNAELEELRNRTGQLEMDVQTAREESDGLRAQVETAQSETEELRGQLEQAQAELSEQATRAADEADELRKRIAELEATAVRNDERVTKLYARIKSEEKLREKTKKALVIAQQLLEEPASAVADSDEAAA; encoded by the coding sequence ATGTCCAAGAAAATCCTGATCGTCGAAAAGAGCGACACCGCCCTCGCCGCCACCCTGCGTCCCGTCCTGGAAGGACGAGGCTTCACGGTTGAAGACACCGCGGACGGCAAGGGCAGCGTGGAGCAGATTCGCCGGGACCGGCCGCAGCTCGTCGTGCTCGCGGTGGAGCTGTCCGCGGGACAGAACGGCTACCTCATCTGCGGCAAGCTGAAGAAGGACGACGACCTCAAGAACGTCCCCATCGTCATCGTCGGCAACCCGGATGGCTTCGCGCAGCACCGCAAGCTGAAGGCCCACGCCGACGAGTACGTGGCGATGCCCGTGGACGCGCAGCTCCTGACGGAGCGCGTGGGGGCGCTGATTGGTTTCCCCGAGCCGCCCGTCTCCGAGGACGTGGTGGACGAGAGCCTCACCCTGGATGCGCTCGGCGATGAGCCGATGACCGCGGACTTCGGCGAGGAGATCTCCGTGGATACGGGCGAGGAGCCCGCCGTCGCCGGTGAAGAGCTGGACCTGGACGCGGCCTTCAACGACATGTCCTCGCCCGAGCCGGAGCTGGAGTCCGAGCCCGTCTCGCTCGTCGAGGAGCCCGTCGAGGCACCGCCCGAGGCCGTGGTGGAAGGCATCGGAGTGGAGGAGGACTTCTCCACGCTGGACTCGCTCGGCTCCTCGGACGCGGACGACGCGCTCGACGCGCTGGAGGACTCCGAGAAGACGGTGGTGGGCTTCATGCCTGTGGTCCCCGCGGCGCCTCCGCCCCCGCTGAAGGTCATCGAGCCCGCGAAGGCCGCGCCCCCGCCTCCCGCGCGCACGCCGCCGCCCACCCCCACCCGTCCTCCTCCCGTCAGCGCGCCCGTGGCCACCGTGGCTCCGGCCGCCCCCGTCACTTCCGCCGCGGACGCGGCCGAGCTGCGCAACCTGCGCGCGAAGGTCGCCGAGCTGCAGGCCACGCTCGAAGACTCGCGCGGCGCGGCGTCCCTGGCCGAGGACCGGGTGCGCGAGCTGGAGGCCGAGCTCGAGTCGAGGTCCACCGAGTTGGAGACGGCGCGCGCCTCCGCGGGGAAGAACGACAAAGACACCTTCGCCCTGCGCGATGCCGTCAACAAGCGCGACAAGGAGATCCTGCGGCTCAAGTCGGAGCTGAACCAGAAGGACCAGGAGATTGTCGAGCTCAAGGACCAGCACCTGGAGCTGGAGCAGAAGGCCAGCTCGGCCGAGTCCGAGATTGCCCGGCGCGACGCGCAGATCAAGACGCTCACCACCCGCGCGGACTCGCTCACCGCCGAGCGCAAGCGCGTGGACCAGCAGCTCGCGGCCGCCAAGGACGAGGCTCGTGGCGCCACCGCGCGGCTGACCACCCTCCAGGAGGAGTTGGAGCAGCAGAACGCCCAGACGGCGGGCCTCAACGCGGAGCTCGAGGAGCTGCGCAACCGCACCGGTCAGCTCGAGATGGACGTGCAGACCGCTCGCGAGGAGTCCGACGGCCTTCGCGCCCAGGTGGAGACGGCGCAGAGCGAAACGGAAGAACTGCGCGGCCAGCTCGAGCAGGCCCAGGCGGAGCTGTCCGAGCAGGCCACTCGCGCGGCCGACGAGGCGGATGAGCTGCGCAAGCGCATCGCCGAGCTGGAGGCCACCGCGGTCCGCAACGACGAGCGCGTGACGAAGCTCTACGCACGCATCAAGAGCGAGGAGAAGCTGCGCGAGAAGACGAAGAAGGCGCTCGTCATCGCCCAGCAGCTCCTGGAAGAGCCGGCCTCCGCTGTCGCCGACAGCGACGAAGCCGCCGCCTGA
- a CDS encoding HTH domain-containing protein: protein MTFYEAALRVLESEGRPLHFLEITEKSIQQSLLSHVGKTPEVTMLSRLAAMARRTRDRKVIVTAKDTFALVDWSIPEDVEALAQTGVIEPNPEEDLPPLRPAERHPEPRTDNVRAAGRGSERKRRRDEDEERGGKRKRFPPLPEVVFEILSDAEAGLRTEVLIERARSKELCAEDLTVEAVLTALLEDNQRRIDAGRRPQYAFNKDTGEVTLERAGSPSEAPSLELQAAFAQALGIPLEAGRPVLARAGAVAAASEPVVDAALLATLRTSLKDARRAVARGLRKRLGDADVGTFEKSVVKMMHALGFRELKVAKRSKEGPLLTARKREGSVELRYAVRMLKGSPAIDRKSVQELRRDLSHYSAQVGLLVSAGDVRGDARTEAQASGSLVMLWCGDALGEKFLEAETAVTVTRVELYEVDERFFEAAKLDAEEAQKRREERQREKQSREDEGGEVSAAAPTERPPREKRRRDRDRREARASGDEVEVSADGAEAREGGAAVESREGIPAAAVPAPQSTGAEDEEGDDGDDEGEDDDLEAASAFVGARPDGTPAEGGADAAQGDRKRRRRRRRGRRGRGNRGAEAGAAPAGAPQQGDAAAPGAGTEGAVTAPEAAPGTAAAQPEGVSASGGESQGVASGAEAATGVESGAVAPAEPSPVSEQVDVVAQPAVQVTELAADAAGAEQAPQEEVAPAAVVATGAEGESSEPRRDEVTPPKAPAEGSEG, encoded by the coding sequence ATGACATTCTACGAGGCCGCGCTCCGAGTCCTGGAGAGCGAAGGTCGTCCCCTCCACTTCCTTGAAATCACAGAGAAGTCCATCCAGCAGAGCCTGCTCTCCCACGTCGGCAAGACGCCCGAGGTGACGATGCTCTCGCGCCTGGCCGCCATGGCGCGCCGCACGAGGGATCGCAAGGTGATTGTGACGGCGAAGGACACCTTCGCGCTGGTGGATTGGTCGATTCCCGAGGATGTGGAGGCCCTGGCGCAGACTGGCGTAATCGAGCCGAATCCGGAAGAGGACCTGCCGCCCCTGAGGCCGGCGGAGCGTCATCCGGAGCCGCGCACGGACAACGTGCGGGCGGCGGGTCGAGGCAGTGAGCGCAAGCGCCGGAGGGACGAAGACGAGGAGCGGGGTGGAAAGCGCAAGCGCTTCCCGCCGCTGCCCGAGGTGGTGTTCGAAATCCTCAGCGACGCGGAGGCAGGGCTTCGCACCGAGGTGCTCATCGAGCGGGCTCGGAGCAAGGAGCTGTGCGCCGAGGACCTCACGGTGGAGGCGGTGCTCACGGCGCTCCTGGAGGACAACCAGCGCCGCATCGACGCGGGCCGCCGGCCGCAGTACGCGTTCAACAAGGACACGGGAGAGGTGACGCTGGAGCGCGCGGGCTCTCCGAGCGAGGCGCCGTCGCTGGAGCTTCAGGCCGCGTTCGCGCAGGCGCTGGGGATTCCGCTGGAGGCGGGGCGTCCGGTGCTGGCTCGAGCGGGGGCCGTCGCGGCCGCGAGCGAGCCGGTGGTGGATGCCGCGCTCCTGGCCACGCTGCGCACGTCGCTCAAGGACGCGCGCCGCGCGGTGGCGCGTGGGCTGCGCAAGCGCCTGGGCGACGCGGACGTGGGGACGTTCGAGAAGTCCGTCGTGAAGATGATGCACGCGCTGGGCTTCCGCGAGCTGAAGGTGGCCAAGCGTTCCAAGGAAGGCCCCTTGCTGACGGCGCGCAAGCGTGAGGGCAGCGTGGAGCTGCGCTACGCGGTGCGGATGCTCAAGGGCTCTCCGGCCATTGATCGCAAGAGCGTGCAGGAGCTGCGTCGCGACCTGAGCCACTACTCGGCGCAGGTCGGCTTGCTGGTGAGCGCGGGGGATGTGCGCGGGGACGCGCGCACCGAGGCGCAGGCCAGCGGCTCGCTGGTGATGCTGTGGTGCGGCGATGCGCTGGGCGAGAAGTTCCTGGAGGCCGAGACGGCCGTCACCGTCACCCGCGTCGAGCTGTACGAGGTGGACGAGCGCTTCTTCGAGGCCGCGAAGCTGGATGCCGAGGAGGCCCAGAAGCGCCGCGAGGAGCGTCAGCGCGAGAAGCAGTCGCGTGAGGACGAAGGCGGCGAGGTCTCCGCCGCGGCGCCGACGGAGCGTCCGCCGCGCGAGAAGCGGCGTCGCGACCGGGATCGGCGCGAGGCGCGTGCGTCGGGTGACGAGGTCGAGGTCTCCGCCGATGGCGCGGAGGCGCGCGAGGGTGGTGCGGCGGTGGAGTCTCGCGAAGGGATTCCGGCCGCGGCCGTGCCGGCCCCGCAGTCGACGGGGGCGGAGGACGAGGAGGGCGACGACGGGGATGACGAGGGCGAGGACGATGACCTGGAGGCCGCGAGCGCCTTCGTGGGTGCGCGTCCGGACGGGACTCCCGCCGAGGGTGGTGCGGACGCCGCGCAGGGTGACCGCAAGCGCCGTCGCCGTCGTCGCCGTGGGCGCCGGGGGCGTGGCAACCGGGGCGCGGAGGCTGGCGCAGCGCCAGCGGGAGCGCCGCAGCAGGGTGACGCCGCAGCGCCCGGAGCGGGGACCGAAGGGGCCGTGACGGCTCCGGAAGCCGCGCCCGGGACGGCGGCTGCTCAGCCCGAAGGGGTCAGCGCCTCGGGTGGTGAGTCCCAGGGTGTGGCGTCTGGAGCCGAGGCCGCGACGGGAGTCGAATCCGGCGCGGTGGCTCCGGCGGAGCCCTCGCCTGTGTCCGAGCAGGTGGACGTCGTCGCGCAGCCGGCTGTTCAGGTGACTGAGTTGGCGGCGGATGCAGCCGGAGCGGAGCAGGCTCCTCAGGAAGAGGTTGCCCCTGCTGCGGTGGTCGCGACGGGGGCAGAGGGTGAATCCTCCGAGCCTCGACGGGATGAGGTCACTCCACCGAAGGCGCCCGCCGAAGGCAGCGAGGGCTGA
- a CDS encoding anti-sigma factor family protein, translated as MTCQELERLLYPYLDGEFQPEERVDLESHLAACPPCRRRVEDERNMRLALRRAARHSVQQMRAPATLRAGIAQGLHEEHRRAQYGVWLRAGAVALVVMTVGSGWLMLREAQRQRMARDEIVRRHSRGLPFEIASSAPDQLETWFKGKVDPRVALPQLPKAKPLGGRISILNGREVAYISYETFPSEGEPSRRLGVFVVPDEDGPKPQALPAVEVDSAQGFNIVTWRDHEVVYEMVTDMDERDILRMLDERERGATVASNPPPMESADGEYSYQTLPRPQRVRPAVSFEPASYP; from the coding sequence ATGACCTGCCAGGAACTCGAACGGCTTTTGTATCCGTACCTCGACGGCGAATTTCAGCCAGAGGAGCGGGTCGACCTCGAATCCCACCTCGCCGCGTGTCCCCCTTGCCGGCGCCGCGTGGAGGACGAGCGGAACATGCGATTGGCCCTGCGCCGGGCCGCGCGTCACTCGGTGCAGCAGATGCGTGCTCCGGCCACGTTGCGCGCGGGCATCGCCCAGGGACTCCACGAGGAACACCGCCGTGCGCAGTACGGCGTCTGGCTGCGCGCGGGCGCGGTCGCCCTGGTGGTGATGACGGTGGGCAGTGGCTGGCTGATGCTCCGGGAGGCTCAGCGGCAGCGGATGGCTCGGGATGAAATCGTCCGCCGGCATTCGCGGGGGCTTCCGTTCGAAATCGCCTCGTCCGCGCCGGACCAGTTGGAGACGTGGTTCAAGGGCAAGGTGGACCCTCGCGTCGCCCTGCCCCAGCTCCCCAAGGCCAAGCCGCTGGGTGGCCGCATCTCCATCCTCAACGGCCGCGAAGTCGCGTACATCAGCTACGAGACGTTCCCCTCCGAGGGAGAGCCCAGCCGGCGGCTCGGCGTCTTCGTCGTCCCCGACGAGGATGGCCCCAAGCCCCAGGCGCTGCCCGCGGTGGAGGTGGACTCCGCGCAGGGCTTCAACATCGTCACCTGGCGGGACCACGAGGTCGTCTACGAGATGGTCACCGACATGGATGAGCGAGACATCCTCCGCATGCTCGATGAGCGCGAGCGCGGGGCCACGGTGGCCAGCAACCCGCCGCCAATGGAGTCCGCCGACGGCGAGTATTCGTATCAGACGCTCCCCCGGCCTCAGCGCGTCCGCCCCGCGGTCTCCTTCGAGCCCGCGTCGTATCCCTGA
- a CDS encoding biotin--[acetyl-CoA-carboxylase] ligase: METTEQTQEELILGFLSESGDDYTSGEALSGKLGLSRTAVWKRVEALRTKGYRIEAVPARGYRLVEVPDRLTSLEVSPLLGTHDLGRTLHHHAVVGSTNEVAFRLAQDGAAHGEVVIAEQQTSGKGRRGRAWVSPPGLNLYFSAILRPELPPQRAPELTLVAAVALAENLREFGADAAIKWPNDVQIGGRKVAGILTELSAEPERVHFVIVGVGVNLNCQAEHFPEELRETATSVALARGERVHRAHFAARLWTRMEEWLELYLETGFDVVRARWKELSSTLGQDVLVRTDRSELRGLAVDIDPSGALLVRTEAGQVERVLAGDVEQLRPRQPQSAR; the protein is encoded by the coding sequence GTGGAAACAACAGAGCAGACGCAAGAGGAGCTCATCCTCGGGTTCCTCTCGGAGAGCGGTGACGACTACACCTCCGGCGAGGCCCTGTCGGGCAAGCTGGGGCTCTCCCGCACGGCCGTCTGGAAGCGGGTGGAGGCCCTGCGCACCAAGGGCTACCGCATCGAGGCCGTCCCCGCACGGGGCTACCGGCTGGTGGAGGTGCCGGACCGCCTCACGTCGCTGGAGGTCTCTCCGCTCCTGGGCACCCACGACCTGGGCCGGACCCTCCACCACCACGCCGTGGTGGGCTCCACCAACGAGGTGGCTTTCCGGCTGGCGCAGGACGGCGCCGCGCACGGCGAGGTCGTGATCGCCGAGCAGCAGACCTCGGGCAAGGGCCGCCGCGGACGGGCCTGGGTGTCTCCCCCCGGGCTCAACCTGTACTTCTCCGCCATCCTCCGCCCGGAGCTGCCGCCGCAGCGCGCCCCCGAGCTGACCCTGGTGGCGGCCGTGGCCCTGGCGGAGAACCTGCGCGAGTTCGGCGCCGACGCGGCCATCAAGTGGCCCAACGACGTCCAGATTGGGGGCCGCAAGGTCGCGGGCATCCTCACCGAGCTCTCGGCCGAACCCGAGCGGGTCCACTTCGTCATCGTCGGGGTGGGGGTCAACCTCAACTGCCAGGCGGAGCACTTCCCCGAGGAGCTGCGGGAGACGGCCACCTCCGTGGCGTTGGCGCGAGGGGAGCGGGTGCACCGGGCCCACTTCGCCGCCCGCCTCTGGACGCGCATGGAGGAGTGGCTGGAGCTGTATCTGGAGACGGGCTTCGACGTGGTGCGTGCCCGCTGGAAGGAGCTGTCCTCGACCCTGGGCCAGGACGTCCTGGTCCGCACGGACCGCAGCGAGCTGCGAGGCCTGGCGGTGGATATCGACCCGTCGGGGGCGCTGCTGGTGCGCACCGAGGCGGGGCAGGTGGAGCGGGTGCTCGCGGGCGACGTGGAGCAGCTGCGCCCCCGGCAGCCGCAGAGCGCGCGGTAG
- a CDS encoding type III pantothenate kinase, producing MLLAIDVGNTNTVLGVFEGRKLLDHWRVETSTRRTSDEYGILVRQLFSHSGIDAAKVRAVAVSSVVPPLQFSLEKMSERYFRMRPMFVGPGVKTGMPILYDNPREVGADRIVNAVAAFEKHRSALIVVDFGTATTFDAVSARGEYLGGCICPGINISMEALFQNASKLPRVEFVRPPHVIGRNTVHSMQSGLFYGYVGMVDGICASMQADLGQPVKVVATGGLAPLVASGSKAIHEVDEFLTLEGLRIIYGRNHAT from the coding sequence ATGCTCCTGGCCATCGACGTTGGCAATACCAACACCGTCCTCGGGGTGTTCGAGGGCCGGAAGCTGCTCGACCACTGGCGCGTGGAGACGAGCACGCGGCGCACCTCCGACGAGTACGGCATCCTGGTTCGCCAGCTCTTCTCCCACAGCGGCATCGACGCGGCGAAGGTGCGCGCGGTGGCCGTGTCCAGCGTGGTGCCGCCGCTCCAGTTCAGCCTGGAGAAGATGAGCGAGCGCTACTTCCGCATGCGGCCCATGTTCGTGGGGCCCGGCGTGAAGACGGGCATGCCCATCCTCTACGACAACCCTCGCGAGGTGGGCGCCGACCGCATCGTCAACGCGGTGGCCGCGTTCGAGAAGCACCGCTCGGCGCTCATCGTCGTGGACTTCGGCACCGCGACCACCTTCGACGCGGTGTCCGCGCGAGGTGAGTACCTGGGCGGCTGCATCTGCCCGGGCATCAACATCTCCATGGAGGCCTTGTTCCAGAATGCCTCCAAGCTGCCGCGCGTGGAGTTCGTGCGGCCTCCGCATGTCATCGGGCGCAACACGGTGCACTCGATGCAGTCGGGGCTCTTCTACGGTTACGTCGGGATGGTGGACGGCATCTGCGCGAGCATGCAGGCCGACCTGGGCCAGCCCGTGAAAGTGGTGGCCACCGGGGGGCTCGCGCCGCTGGTGGCCAGTGGGTCCAAGGCCATCCACGAAGTGGACGAGTTCCTCACGCTCGAGGGCCTGCGCATCATCTACGGAAGGAATCACGCGACATGA
- the ald gene encoding alanine dehydrogenase: MIVGVPKEIKTREYRVGMVPAGVRALTSAGHTVLVETNAGVGSGIPDSEYQRVGAQIVTSADEVWKRAEMIVKVKEPIAPEYERIQPNQIIYTYFHLAGVDPELTKTLVKKKAAAVAYETLQLDDGSLPLLKPMSEVAGKMAIQVGAASLEKAHGGKGILLGGVPGVRRGRVVIIGGGVVGLCAAKVAVGMGAEVTILDVNLERLTYLDDVFLGRVTVLASDSENIAKSVREADLVVGAVLIPGGKAPKLVSEALIAEMSPGSVVVDVAVDQGGCIETCKPTTHDNPTFVVHGVVHYCVANMPGAVPQTSTYALTNTTRPYSRKIADMGLVEAVKSDPALARAMNTYNGHVTYEAVAKDMGYPYMPISDAMSRK; the protein is encoded by the coding sequence GTGATCGTCGGAGTTCCCAAGGAGATCAAAACCCGTGAGTACCGCGTCGGCATGGTGCCCGCGGGCGTGCGCGCGCTCACGAGCGCTGGCCACACGGTGTTGGTCGAGACGAACGCTGGTGTCGGCTCCGGCATCCCCGACTCTGAATACCAGCGGGTCGGTGCGCAGATTGTCACCAGCGCGGACGAGGTCTGGAAGCGCGCGGAGATGATCGTCAAGGTGAAGGAGCCCATTGCGCCCGAGTACGAGCGCATCCAGCCCAACCAGATCATCTACACCTACTTCCACCTGGCCGGCGTCGACCCCGAGCTGACCAAGACGCTGGTGAAGAAGAAGGCGGCGGCCGTCGCGTACGAGACGCTGCAGCTGGATGACGGCAGTCTGCCCCTGCTCAAGCCCATGAGCGAAGTGGCCGGCAAGATGGCCATCCAGGTCGGCGCCGCGAGCCTGGAGAAGGCCCACGGTGGCAAGGGCATCCTGCTGGGTGGCGTGCCCGGCGTGCGCCGCGGCCGCGTGGTCATCATCGGCGGTGGTGTCGTCGGCCTCTGCGCCGCGAAGGTGGCGGTGGGCATGGGCGCCGAGGTCACCATCCTCGACGTCAACCTGGAGCGCCTCACCTACCTGGACGACGTGTTCCTCGGCCGCGTCACCGTGCTGGCCTCCGACTCGGAGAACATCGCCAAGTCGGTGCGCGAGGCGGACCTCGTCGTCGGCGCGGTGCTCATCCCCGGCGGCAAGGCGCCCAAGCTCGTCTCCGAGGCCCTCATCGCGGAGATGTCCCCGGGCTCCGTCGTCGTCGACGTGGCCGTGGACCAGGGTGGCTGCATCGAGACCTGCAAGCCCACCACCCACGACAACCCGACCTTCGTCGTCCACGGCGTGGTCCACTACTGCGTGGCCAACATGCCGGGCGCCGTTCCCCAGACGTCCACCTACGCCCTCACCAACACCACCCGTCCCTACTCGCGGAAGATCGCCGACATGGGCCTGGTGGAGGCCGTGAAGTCGGACCCGGCGCTGGCGCGTGCGATGAACACCTACAACGGCCACGTCACCTACGAGGCCGTCGCGAAGGACATGGGCTACCCCTACATGCCCATCTCCGACGCCATGAGCCGCAAGTAG